In Phycisphaerales bacterium, a genomic segment contains:
- a CDS encoding PD40 domain-containing protein, with translation MHRSQITAAIASLVLGVGAAGQAVSGHSKEWWLDVEIKAQSVLIDPRALDTHVIIEDYSFPMGVLSPDGKRVAFVGSEPGSDRPFDLYVADVDPAQPSGKANLRRVTTDQDRPVLPRWLPDGERLAFLAGEAPMQQVWCVDINHKRGPIRVSGGAHRAYGLSVLGDGSIVYLEHKGSRQKEQLIDLIVAKAPDARKPGGKIDRRVLLTDQHISSYAISPDGSQLAWSGLGSLFIVDLKTSSTRDIPLHGVHPQLLNHTVHDMSWRPDGKVLAIFCGFLGGVAMPMDAPEDVPWPRMFAEDKIFFVPVNWMPGAEELKVGTTQEDFPSPTADDPQAEVSPPAGDESRPWWVRGLSQRPIRMQWIAAQAGRERVEKTRP, from the coding sequence ATGCATCGCTCTCAGATTACGGCCGCCATTGCATCGCTCGTGCTCGGTGTCGGCGCCGCGGGACAAGCCGTTTCGGGCCATTCAAAGGAGTGGTGGCTCGACGTGGAGATCAAGGCCCAATCCGTCCTCATCGATCCGCGCGCACTCGACACCCATGTGATCATCGAGGACTATTCGTTTCCGATGGGCGTGCTGTCCCCGGACGGCAAACGCGTCGCGTTCGTCGGCTCCGAGCCCGGCTCAGACCGGCCGTTCGATCTCTACGTGGCGGATGTCGATCCGGCGCAGCCATCCGGAAAGGCGAATCTGCGCCGGGTGACGACCGACCAGGATCGCCCGGTGTTACCGCGATGGCTTCCCGACGGCGAGCGGCTTGCGTTTCTGGCCGGTGAAGCGCCGATGCAGCAGGTCTGGTGCGTCGACATCAATCACAAGCGGGGACCGATTCGCGTGAGCGGCGGCGCCCATCGTGCGTACGGCCTGTCGGTCCTCGGCGATGGTTCGATTGTGTATCTGGAGCACAAAGGCAGTCGGCAGAAGGAGCAGCTCATCGATCTCATCGTCGCCAAAGCGCCTGATGCGCGCAAACCCGGCGGCAAGATCGACCGGCGCGTCCTGCTCACGGATCAGCACATCAGTTCGTATGCCATCAGCCCGGATGGATCGCAACTTGCCTGGAGCGGTCTGGGTTCGCTGTTCATCGTCGATCTCAAGACCAGTTCCACGCGAGACATTCCTTTGCACGGCGTTCATCCGCAGTTGTTGAATCACACGGTGCACGACATGTCGTGGCGGCCGGACGGCAAGGTGCTGGCGATCTTCTGCGGATTCCTGGGCGGGGTTGCGATGCCCATGGATGCGCCCGAAGACGTCCCCTGGCCGCGCATGTTCGCGGAGGACAAGATCTTCTTCGTGCCGGTCAACTGGATGCCCGGAGCCGAAGAGCTCAAAGTCGGAACGACGCAGGAAGACTTCCCTTCGCCAACAGCGGATGACCCGCAGGCGGAGGTTTCGCCGCCCGCGGGTGATGAATCGCGGCCGTGGTGGGTGCGCGGCCTGAGCCAGCGTCCCATCAGAATGCAGTGGATCGCAGCCCAGGCCGGCCGCGAGCGAGTCGAGAAGACCCGGCCGTGA
- the rpiA gene encoding ribose-5-phosphate isomerase RpiA — MTQDPRQTDLLAQAAVESIRTGMIVGLGTGRAASRGIHALAERVKRESLDITCVATSRRSAELALSLGLSVVPMRDVARVDVLFDGIDELEPGLAMTKGAGGAMTREKIVADAADLCIYLMDDSKLVQRLGERFALPVEVLEFGLAATSAGLERIGLGPLLRTVGDETQDLYLTDEGNLVLDCAYGETSAGDLLQLSRDIDSIPGVVGHGLFVTQADVVLIESADRQRLERRERP, encoded by the coding sequence GTGACGCAAGACCCGCGCCAAACGGATCTGCTGGCTCAGGCGGCGGTCGAGTCGATTCGCACCGGCATGATCGTCGGCCTGGGCACCGGCCGCGCCGCCAGCCGCGGCATCCACGCCCTGGCCGAGAGAGTGAAGCGTGAGTCGCTGGACATCACTTGCGTGGCCACGAGCCGGCGCTCGGCGGAACTGGCGCTCTCGCTGGGACTGAGCGTCGTGCCGATGCGCGATGTGGCGCGCGTCGACGTGCTCTTTGACGGCATTGATGAACTCGAGCCGGGCCTGGCCATGACCAAGGGCGCCGGCGGTGCCATGACGCGCGAAAAGATCGTCGCCGACGCCGCCGACCTGTGCATCTACCTCATGGATGACAGCAAACTCGTGCAGCGCCTCGGCGAGCGCTTCGCCCTGCCCGTCGAAGTCCTCGAGTTCGGCCTCGCGGCGACCAGCGCCGGTCTTGAACGCATCGGCCTCGGGCCCCTCCTGCGAACAGTCGGCGATGAAACGCAGGACCTCTATCTGACCGACGAAGGAAACCTCGTGCTCGACTGCGCATATGGCGAGACATCAGCCGGCGATCTGCTGCAACTTTCCCGCGACATCGACTCCATCCCCGGCGTCGTCGGCCACGGCCTGTTCGTCACCCAGGCCGACGTCGTGCTCATTGAAAGCGCCGATCGCCAGCGGCTGGAGCGGCGAGAGCGACCCTGA
- a CDS encoding beta-ketoacyl-[acyl-carrier-protein] synthase family protein: MTAGNAKGNRVVVTGLGAVTCLGLTAEQMWCALLEGKSGIRKLSLPDCQGFEISVAGEIHGFDPVEVLGAEWAYVGDRFTQIGLAAALEAIETSGLDMARGELSQAGVVLANAHYNCGRDVWGGKGLQYFPDSGPGTDGMGDLVEIVYRDFCEKHRGYTIEPNIVYRQNPDYPTHLVARYLRTAGPLFTVSSACVSGAKTVERGLRWLRRGQCEVALCGGCESVVDPWGIWFLNAMRALTTFSADPHHASRPFDRDRSGFVLAEGAGVLVLETLDHALRRDATILAEVVGAGGSANANSLYAPEPVGDGVAGAMRAALLDAQLDPEAIDVVFAHATSTGIGDPAEADGIRIALGDQAPRASITATKSMMGHAIAAAGALGAIQCVQAIRDGVVPPILNLENVDEACTGLDYVRGEAAERRIDYALNNAFGFGGANASNIFKRFTG; the protein is encoded by the coding sequence GTGACAGCCGGCAACGCCAAAGGGAACCGAGTCGTTGTCACCGGCCTCGGTGCGGTGACCTGCCTTGGCCTGACGGCGGAGCAGATGTGGTGTGCGCTGCTCGAAGGCAAGTCCGGCATCCGCAAACTCTCCCTTCCGGATTGCCAGGGCTTCGAAATCTCCGTCGCCGGCGAAATCCACGGCTTCGACCCCGTTGAGGTGCTCGGCGCCGAGTGGGCGTACGTTGGCGACCGCTTCACCCAGATCGGCCTCGCCGCGGCACTCGAAGCCATCGAGACCTCCGGGCTGGACATGGCTCGCGGCGAACTGAGCCAGGCGGGCGTGGTGCTGGCCAACGCGCACTACAACTGTGGCCGCGACGTCTGGGGAGGCAAGGGTCTGCAGTATTTCCCAGACAGCGGCCCGGGCACGGACGGAATGGGCGATCTGGTCGAGATCGTCTACCGGGACTTCTGCGAAAAGCACCGGGGCTACACCATCGAGCCCAACATCGTCTACCGGCAGAACCCGGACTACCCCACGCACCTCGTCGCTCGCTACCTCCGCACCGCCGGTCCGCTGTTCACCGTGAGCAGCGCCTGCGTCAGCGGCGCCAAGACCGTGGAGCGCGGCTTGCGCTGGCTGCGGCGGGGGCAGTGCGAAGTCGCGCTGTGCGGCGGATGCGAATCGGTCGTCGATCCGTGGGGCATCTGGTTCCTCAACGCGATGCGGGCCCTGACGACCTTCAGTGCCGATCCCCATCATGCCAGCCGCCCGTTCGATCGCGATCGCTCGGGGTTCGTGCTGGCCGAAGGCGCCGGCGTGCTGGTGCTCGAAACGCTCGACCACGCGCTGCGGCGCGATGCGACGATCCTCGCGGAAGTCGTCGGTGCGGGCGGCTCGGCGAATGCGAACAGCCTGTACGCGCCCGAGCCGGTGGGCGACGGCGTGGCCGGCGCCATGAGAGCCGCACTGCTTGATGCGCAACTCGATCCCGAAGCCATTGACGTTGTGTTTGCCCATGCGACATCGACGGGCATCGGCGATCCCGCCGAGGCCGACGGCATTCGCATCGCGCTGGGCGACCAAGCGCCTCGCGCGAGTATCACGGCAACGAAGTCGATGATGGGCCACGCCATCGCCGCGGCCGGGGCGCTCGGGGCGATCCAGTGCGTCCAGGCCATTCGCGATGGCGTCGTTCCGCCGATCCTCAATCTCGAGAACGTGGATGAAGCGTGCACCGGACTCGACTACGTCCGCGGCGAAGCGGCCGAGCGGCGGATCGATTACGCGCTCAACAACGCGTTCGGCTTCGGCGGTGCCAACGCCTCGAATATCTTCAAACGATTCACGGGCTGA
- a CDS encoding GNAT family N-acetyltransferase has protein sequence MSSDTTPATGEPRIKVSDLEIRRFERGDVARLPKLLKECLGRTVEPSYLEWKFFGGPYTKDLGFFVALHEGEIVAFIGANPVPYAVDGELSLIYQHQDTAIREDCRSLALLRAMTEGVEQAFSLPSVRLTYSITTPHMRALVTKRMKYTVVWEDLKLVKLISLRGMVSKATKSAALASMLPGPMTRSWKAPASMTGDIAPVDRFGADFDQWWKEARKPGENGRIFGWGESHWLNYKFRTDAAVPFKCFAYREAGQVIGCVVLNITRLDVRICYIDMLWTLPARQDVVDLLLSFALHEAASEKCDQVAAWSQEATPLGRAMLGRGFARRPTSQCISVKQVQPNMGDLGLKGEHWNMQRGHTYYTSVGHLEAEEGTQRLYQAKESRDQDRAERLRDQK, from the coding sequence GTGTCAAGCGATACCACCCCAGCAACCGGCGAGCCGAGAATCAAGGTCAGCGACCTCGAGATCAGGCGGTTTGAGCGCGGCGACGTGGCCCGGCTGCCCAAGCTTCTCAAAGAGTGTCTCGGCCGCACCGTCGAACCATCGTACCTGGAGTGGAAGTTTTTCGGCGGGCCGTACACGAAGGACCTCGGCTTCTTCGTTGCCCTGCACGAGGGGGAGATCGTCGCGTTCATCGGCGCCAATCCCGTCCCCTATGCGGTCGATGGCGAACTCTCGCTCATCTACCAGCACCAGGACACGGCGATCCGGGAAGACTGCCGCAGCCTCGCACTGCTGCGCGCCATGACCGAGGGCGTCGAGCAGGCCTTCAGCCTGCCCTCGGTGCGCCTGACCTACAGCATCACCACGCCGCACATGCGCGCCCTGGTGACGAAGCGCATGAAGTACACCGTGGTGTGGGAGGATCTGAAACTGGTCAAGCTCATCTCGCTTCGAGGGATGGTGAGCAAGGCGACCAAGTCTGCGGCGCTGGCGTCGATGCTGCCCGGGCCTATGACCAGGTCGTGGAAAGCCCCGGCGTCGATGACCGGCGACATCGCGCCGGTTGATCGCTTTGGCGCTGACTTCGACCAATGGTGGAAGGAGGCGCGAAAGCCGGGCGAGAACGGCCGCATCTTCGGCTGGGGCGAGTCGCACTGGCTCAACTACAAGTTCCGCACCGACGCCGCCGTGCCGTTCAAGTGCTTCGCCTACCGCGAGGCGGGGCAGGTGATCGGCTGCGTTGTGCTCAACATCACGCGCCTGGACGTGCGGATCTGCTACATCGACATGCTGTGGACCTTGCCCGCGCGCCAGGATGTCGTGGACCTGCTGCTGAGTTTCGCATTGCACGAAGCGGCGAGCGAGAAGTGCGATCAGGTTGCGGCGTGGTCGCAGGAGGCCACGCCGCTGGGGCGGGCGATGCTCGGCCGCGGCTTTGCGCGCCGGCCGACGTCGCAGTGCATCTCGGTCAAGCAGGTGCAGCCGAACATGGGAGACCTCGGCCTCAAGGGCGAGCACTGGAACATGCAGCGCGGCCACACCTACTACACCTCGGTCGGGCACCTTGAAGCCGAAGAAGGCACGCAGCGCCTCTACCAGGCCAAAGAGAGCCGCGACCAGGACCGCGCGGAGCGTCTGCGCGACCAGAAGTAG
- a CDS encoding DVUA0089 family protein — translation MKIALLAGAAALALSGAAFGDVWAEQGDAGQSIATAQHTVGLGSLDAIRGHHDPNDVDIYCIRILDIRSFSASTVGGTSIDTQLFLFDANGYGVTHNDDAASGGTLQSTITGAFITSPGIYYLAISQYNADPSSISGLIWANSPFNVERAPDGPGAGDPLNSWSSSGSTDGDYSIALVGAGFCEIPAPGAVALLGLGGIAAASRRRRQA, via the coding sequence ATGAAGATTGCCTTACTTGCAGGAGCCGCGGCGCTCGCTCTGTCTGGAGCGGCGTTCGGCGACGTGTGGGCCGAGCAGGGTGATGCCGGCCAGTCCATCGCGACTGCCCAGCACACCGTCGGCCTCGGATCGCTCGACGCGATTCGCGGTCATCATGACCCCAACGACGTGGACATCTACTGCATCCGCATCCTCGACATCCGCTCGTTCAGTGCGAGCACCGTGGGCGGTACGAGCATCGACACGCAGCTGTTCCTCTTCGATGCGAACGGCTACGGCGTGACCCACAATGACGATGCGGCCAGCGGCGGCACGCTGCAGTCGACGATCACCGGTGCGTTCATTACGTCGCCGGGCATCTACTACCTGGCCATCAGCCAGTACAATGCCGATCCGTCGTCGATCTCCGGCCTGATCTGGGCCAACAGCCCGTTCAACGTCGAGCGCGCTCCGGATGGCCCCGGCGCTGGCGACCCGCTCAACTCGTGGAGCAGCTCCGGCAGCACCGACGGCGATTACTCGATCGCCCTCGTCGGCGCGGGCTTCTGCGAGATTCCCGCTCCCGGCGCTGTGGCGCTGCTCGGACTCGGCGGCATCGCCGCTGCCAGCCGCCGTCGTCGTCAGGCGTGA
- the recO gene encoding DNA repair protein RecO, with the protein MANVRDEAICIRRWDFSETSQTVSLLCRDLGLLRGIAKGAKREKGSFSGGIELLTRGEVLAIVKKGRELATLTDWNLLEIFPSLAARLDAHRAGLYMADLAAHMLHEGDPHPRLYDELLAALRGVEQPLEAPGAVLRFQWSVLVETGYQPILDRDARTGLALSGDDGAVGFSAEAGGTVNLNGNGGLWRVRLGTIEMLRSLERGKASQPGEHPDTADAADGRDTTAVRANRLLAAYLRHLMGRELPTMRHFVGAIDSR; encoded by the coding sequence ATGGCCAACGTGCGCGATGAAGCGATCTGCATTCGACGCTGGGACTTCTCCGAAACGAGTCAGACCGTCTCGCTGCTGTGCCGCGATCTCGGGCTGCTGCGCGGCATCGCCAAGGGCGCCAAGCGGGAGAAGGGGTCATTCTCCGGCGGCATCGAACTGCTCACGCGCGGCGAAGTCCTGGCCATCGTCAAGAAAGGCCGCGAACTCGCCACGCTGACCGACTGGAATCTGCTTGAGATCTTTCCGTCCCTCGCAGCACGGCTCGATGCGCACCGGGCCGGACTGTACATGGCCGATCTCGCGGCCCACATGCTCCACGAGGGCGATCCGCACCCTCGCCTCTACGACGAACTGCTCGCCGCCCTGCGCGGCGTGGAGCAGCCCCTGGAGGCGCCTGGCGCGGTGCTCAGGTTCCAGTGGAGCGTGCTCGTTGAGACGGGCTACCAGCCAATTCTCGATCGCGACGCGCGAACCGGCTTGGCATTGAGCGGCGACGACGGCGCGGTGGGCTTCAGCGCCGAGGCAGGCGGAACCGTCAATCTCAACGGCAACGGTGGTCTGTGGCGGGTTCGGCTCGGCACCATCGAGATGCTGCGAAGTCTGGAGCGCGGCAAGGCGTCGCAGCCAGGTGAGCATCCCGACACCGCCGACGCGGCGGATGGCCGGGACACCACTGCAGTGCGAGCCAACCGTCTTCTGGCCGCGTATCTGCGCCACCTCATGGGGCGCGAACTGCCCACGATGCGGCACTTCGTTGGAGCGATCGATTCGCGCTAA
- a CDS encoding AAA family ATPase: protein MAATRTIAFMNQKGGVGKTTTAVNLAAALARAGRTVGVIDLDPQAHLTLHLGVEVPPEGASVYDVLVDDDIRVEDALVKVSNDVFVLPAETDLAAAEVELAQAPDRTARLARKCAACATIRHLDFLLIDCPPSLGLLTLNALVLAREVMVPMQAHFLALQGLSKLLETVSLISADVNPALRVSGVLLCMFEGQTRLASEVVSDLEAFFASCRDQPVPWRQCEVIKPPVRRNIKLAESPSFGASIFDYDAHCPGAEDYQNLAASIMRQAAPAPDLSEASPPAVVVTDSISNSPAPIEVGAGESGERR, encoded by the coding sequence ATGGCTGCGACTCGAACCATCGCGTTTATGAACCAGAAGGGCGGCGTGGGCAAGACGACCACCGCCGTCAATCTTGCCGCCGCCCTGGCCCGCGCGGGCCGCACCGTCGGCGTGATTGACCTCGACCCACAGGCGCATCTCACGCTGCACCTGGGCGTCGAAGTGCCGCCGGAAGGCGCCTCGGTGTATGACGTGCTGGTGGACGACGACATCCGGGTGGAGGATGCGCTCGTCAAGGTCAGCAACGACGTCTTCGTGCTGCCCGCCGAAACCGACCTCGCGGCGGCCGAGGTCGAACTCGCTCAAGCCCCCGATCGCACAGCCCGCCTGGCGCGCAAGTGTGCCGCGTGCGCGACCATCCGGCACCTCGATTTTCTGCTCATCGACTGCCCGCCGAGCCTGGGCCTGCTCACGCTCAACGCGCTCGTGCTGGCCCGCGAGGTGATGGTGCCCATGCAGGCTCACTTCCTGGCGCTGCAGGGATTGAGCAAACTGCTCGAAACCGTGTCGCTCATCAGTGCGGATGTGAACCCCGCGCTGCGCGTCAGCGGGGTGCTGCTGTGCATGTTCGAAGGCCAGACCCGGCTGGCCTCCGAGGTTGTGAGCGATCTCGAGGCCTTCTTCGCATCGTGCCGCGACCAGCCCGTTCCGTGGCGTCAGTGCGAGGTGATCAAGCCGCCGGTGCGACGAAATATCAAACTGGCGGAGAGTCCGAGTTTCGGCGCATCGATCTTTGATTACGATGCGCACTGCCCCGGCGCGGAGGACTACCAGAATCTTGCCGCCTCGATCATGCGCCAGGCCGCGCCGGCGCCAGATCTCTCGGAAGCATCGCCGCCCGCCGTGGTCGTCACCGATTCGATTTCCAACTCGCCGGCGCCGATCGAGGTCGGCGCGGGAGAATCCGGCGAGCGGAGATGA
- a CDS encoding transketolase translates to MSFEAAVHAKAIHLDKLSLDMTAAAGSGHPSSAMSLGHIVTVLMYQTMRWDPKNPADPRSDRLVLSEGHAVPIIYAAFADIGGYFGSPDNLRPVTLEDLKLLRATASELDGHPNPMEGFPFFDAATGSLGQGLSVAAGLALAAKADGLDRRIYCLIGDGESREGQIWEAIDFIADHKLSSVLPIFNCNGAGQSDKVSPQQSAETLTKKLQAAGYEVGVIDGHDPEAIKKSLQHFVEQADSGKPMAIVARTVKGWGSATMQSGNWHGKPASGEALNKAKAELDERRVELVRSIGVPDNFFRITAPTGAAPTPAEPGDTPTFTDAMRRYDMLSIVQKGSWATRKAYGVALRTLGHANADVVALDADVKNSTFAETFAKDSELASRFYECRIAEQNMFSVGAGLSAAGKTPFCSTFAKFVTRGYDQIEMAMNSGANLKIVGSHAGISLAADGPSQMALPDVAWFRSLSTMRDHRGNPGCYLLQPADAFAAYALTMVMAEYEGLCYMRTLRNDTEFLYDDNTVFNLGGFEVLTEGRDLLIVASGYMVHEANKCLDALDKAGIDATLVDLYSLPFDTEKLLDLANANNGMILTIEDNYGGGIGSAVADALTEDGGSFTLEQMFVRRIPKSARTADDELKLCGLHATDIIQRACRMLQVVEL, encoded by the coding sequence ATGTCTTTTGAAGCAGCCGTCCACGCCAAGGCCATTCACCTCGACAAACTCTCGCTGGACATGACGGCCGCCGCCGGCAGCGGGCACCCGAGCAGCGCCATGAGCCTGGGCCACATCGTCACGGTTCTCATGTACCAGACGATGCGATGGGATCCCAAGAACCCCGCCGACCCCCGCTCCGATCGCCTCGTGCTCAGCGAGGGCCACGCGGTGCCCATCATCTACGCGGCGTTTGCCGATATCGGCGGCTACTTCGGCTCGCCTGACAATCTCCGGCCGGTGACCCTTGAGGACCTCAAACTGCTGCGGGCGACGGCCTCGGAACTCGACGGCCATCCCAATCCCATGGAGGGCTTCCCGTTCTTCGACGCCGCCACCGGATCGCTCGGCCAAGGCCTGAGCGTCGCGGCCGGGCTCGCGCTCGCGGCCAAAGCCGACGGCCTCGATCGGCGCATTTACTGCCTGATTGGCGACGGCGAGTCGCGCGAAGGGCAGATCTGGGAAGCGATTGACTTCATCGCCGACCACAAACTGAGTTCAGTCCTGCCGATTTTCAACTGCAACGGAGCCGGCCAGTCCGACAAGGTCTCGCCCCAGCAGTCGGCCGAGACGCTCACGAAGAAGCTCCAGGCCGCAGGGTACGAAGTTGGCGTGATCGACGGCCATGACCCCGAGGCGATCAAAAAGAGCCTGCAACACTTTGTCGAGCAGGCCGACAGCGGCAAACCCATGGCCATCGTCGCCCGCACTGTCAAGGGCTGGGGATCGGCGACGATGCAGTCGGGCAACTGGCACGGCAAGCCCGCCAGCGGCGAAGCGCTCAACAAGGCCAAGGCCGAACTCGACGAGCGCCGCGTGGAACTCGTCAGGAGCATCGGCGTGCCGGATAACTTCTTCCGCATCACGGCGCCCACAGGTGCCGCGCCGACGCCGGCCGAGCCGGGCGACACGCCCACCTTTACCGACGCCATGCGCCGCTACGACATGCTCTCGATCGTGCAGAAGGGCTCGTGGGCCACGCGCAAGGCATACGGCGTGGCGCTTCGCACCCTCGGGCACGCAAATGCAGATGTGGTCGCGCTCGACGCCGACGTGAAAAACTCGACATTCGCCGAGACATTTGCCAAGGACTCCGAACTCGCCAGCCGGTTCTACGAGTGCCGCATCGCCGAGCAGAACATGTTCTCCGTCGGCGCCGGCCTGAGCGCCGCAGGCAAGACCCCCTTCTGCTCCACGTTCGCAAAATTCGTCACGCGCGGCTACGACCAGATCGAAATGGCAATGAACTCAGGCGCGAACCTGAAGATCGTCGGCTCGCACGCCGGCATCTCGCTGGCCGCGGATGGCCCGAGCCAGATGGCGCTGCCCGACGTCGCCTGGTTCCGAAGCCTCTCCACCATGCGCGATCACCGCGGCAATCCCGGCTGCTACCTGCTCCAGCCGGCTGACGCCTTTGCCGCCTACGCGCTGACGATGGTCATGGCCGAATACGAGGGCCTGTGCTACATGCGCACCTTGCGCAACGACACCGAGTTCCTCTATGACGACAACACGGTCTTCAATCTCGGCGGCTTCGAGGTGCTCACGGAGGGCCGCGACCTGCTCATTGTGGCCAGCGGCTACATGGTGCACGAGGCGAACAAGTGCCTCGATGCGCTGGACAAGGCCGGCATCGACGCCACGCTCGTCGATCTCTATTCGCTGCCGTTCGACACCGAGAAACTGCTCGACCTGGCCAACGCGAACAACGGCATGATCCTGACCATCGAGGACAATTACGGCGGCGGAATCGGCTCGGCCGTGGCCGATGCACTGACGGAAGACGGCGGCTCGTTCACCCTGGAGCAGATGTTCGTCCGCCGGATTCCCAAGTCGGCCCGAACGGCTGATGACGAACTCAAGCTCTGCGGGCTGCACGCGACGGACATCATCCAGCGAGCCTGCCGGATGCTTCAAGTCGTGGAATTGTGA